A stretch of the Gossypium hirsutum isolate 1008001.06 chromosome D07, Gossypium_hirsutum_v2.1, whole genome shotgun sequence genome encodes the following:
- the LOC107954757 gene encoding uncharacterized membrane protein YuiD isoform X1 has protein sequence MNEVMMAADASSMRGGGATSFASSPSSNLLPNNLPLLTAFLAFALAQFLKLFTNWFKERRWDSKRMIDSGGMPSSHSATVTALAVAIGLQDGMGGPAFAIAVVLACVEYCWWQSLLSIFFSLTFLFPLIDAMAIDLTTSASMSLTMLISMVMYDASGVRLHAGRQAELLNQIVCEFPPEHPLSSVRPLRELLGHTPLQVVAGALVGFIVAFLMRNSG, from the exons ATGAACGAGGTGATGATGGCAGCGGATGCGAGCTCGATGAGAGGAGGTGGAGCGACGTCATTTGCGTCGTCTCCGTCGTCGAATCTGCTTCCTAATAACCTCCCTCTCCTCACGGCCTTCCTCGCTTTCGCTCTCGCCCAGTTTCTCAAACTCTTTACCAATTG GTTTAAAGAAAGGAGATGGGATTCTAAGAGGATGATTGATTCAGGTGGGATGCCATCATCACACTCTGCAACTGTGACAGCTCTCGCGGTTGCTATAGGTTTGCAGGATGGAATGGGAGGACCGGCTTTTGCTATTGCAGTTGTTCTGGCATGTGTT GAATACTGCTGGTGgcagtccctactttcaattttcttttctctcacaTTCCTTTTCCCTCTTATTGATGCCATGGCTATAGACCTCACCACTTCTGCCAGCATGTCCTTAACAATGTTGATCTCTATG GTGATGTATGATGCATCTGGTGTCCGACTTCACGCTGGGCGTCAAGCTGAA TTGCTGAATCAAATTGTGTGTGAGTTCCCTCCTGAACACCCATTGTCTAGCGTGAGGCCCCTGCGTGAATTACTTGGACATACTCCACTCCAG GTTGTTGCAGGTGCCTTAGTGGGATTCATAGTGGCTTTCCTTATGCGAAATTCTGGTTAG
- the LOC107954757 gene encoding uncharacterized membrane protein YuiD isoform X2, whose protein sequence is MNEVMMAADASSMRGGGATSFASSPSSNLLPNNLPLLTAFLAFALAQFLKLFTNWFKERRWDSKRMIDSGGMPSSHSATVTALAVAIGLQDGMGGPAFAIAVVLACVVMYDASGVRLHAGRQAELLNQIVCEFPPEHPLSSVRPLRELLGHTPLQVVAGALVGFIVAFLMRNSG, encoded by the exons ATGAACGAGGTGATGATGGCAGCGGATGCGAGCTCGATGAGAGGAGGTGGAGCGACGTCATTTGCGTCGTCTCCGTCGTCGAATCTGCTTCCTAATAACCTCCCTCTCCTCACGGCCTTCCTCGCTTTCGCTCTCGCCCAGTTTCTCAAACTCTTTACCAATTG GTTTAAAGAAAGGAGATGGGATTCTAAGAGGATGATTGATTCAGGTGGGATGCCATCATCACACTCTGCAACTGTGACAGCTCTCGCGGTTGCTATAGGTTTGCAGGATGGAATGGGAGGACCGGCTTTTGCTATTGCAGTTGTTCTGGCATGTGTT GTGATGTATGATGCATCTGGTGTCCGACTTCACGCTGGGCGTCAAGCTGAA TTGCTGAATCAAATTGTGTGTGAGTTCCCTCCTGAACACCCATTGTCTAGCGTGAGGCCCCTGCGTGAATTACTTGGACATACTCCACTCCAG GTTGTTGCAGGTGCCTTAGTGGGATTCATAGTGGCTTTCCTTATGCGAAATTCTGGTTAG
- the LOC107954757 gene encoding uncharacterized membrane protein YuiD isoform X3: MNEVMMAADASSMRGGGATSFASSPSSNLLPNNLPLLTAFLAFALAQFLKLFTNWFKERRWDSKRMIDSGGMPSSHSATVTALAVAIGLQDGMGGPAFAIAVVLACVEYCWWQSLLSIFFSLTFLFPLIDAMAIDLTTSASMSLTM, translated from the exons ATGAACGAGGTGATGATGGCAGCGGATGCGAGCTCGATGAGAGGAGGTGGAGCGACGTCATTTGCGTCGTCTCCGTCGTCGAATCTGCTTCCTAATAACCTCCCTCTCCTCACGGCCTTCCTCGCTTTCGCTCTCGCCCAGTTTCTCAAACTCTTTACCAATTG GTTTAAAGAAAGGAGATGGGATTCTAAGAGGATGATTGATTCAGGTGGGATGCCATCATCACACTCTGCAACTGTGACAGCTCTCGCGGTTGCTATAGGTTTGCAGGATGGAATGGGAGGACCGGCTTTTGCTATTGCAGTTGTTCTGGCATGTGTT GAATACTGCTGGTGgcagtccctactttcaattttcttttctctcacaTTCCTTTTCCCTCTTATTGATGCCATGGCTATAGACCTCACCACTTCTGCCAGCATGTCCTTAACAAT GTGA